A window from Camelus dromedarius isolate mCamDro1 chromosome 9, mCamDro1.pat, whole genome shotgun sequence encodes these proteins:
- the HERPUD1 gene encoding homocysteine-responsive endoplasmic reticulum-resident ubiquitin-like domain member 1 protein isoform X3 has protein sequence MEPEPEPEPVTLLVKSPNQRHRDLELSGDRSWSVGCLKAHLSRVYPERPRPEDQRLIYSGKLLLDHQCLRDLLPKQEKRHVLHLVCSVKSPSKMTETDTKVAESTEQPAGLNQGQYPGDSSSDGLRQREVLRNPSPSGWENVSRPEAGQPAAFQGLGPGFSGYTTYGWLQLSWFQQIYARQYYMQYLAATAASGAFVPSPSAQEIPVVSAPAPAPIHNQFPAENQPANQNAAPQVVVNPGANQNLRMNAQGITLGGFPFDRGQFRTSRMMAPSVKL, from the exons AtggagcccgagcccgagcccgagcccgtcACGCTCCTGGTGAAGAGCCCCAACCAGCGCCACCGCGACTTGGAGCTGAGCGGCGACCGCAGCTGGAGCGTGGGCTGCCTAAAGGCCCATCTGAGCCGTGTCTACCCCGAGCGCCCG CGTCCAGAGGACCAGAGGTTAATTTACTCTGGGAAGCTGTTGTTGGATCACCAGTGTCTCAGGGACTTGCTTCCAAAG CAGGAAAAACGGCATGTTTTGCATCTGGTGTGCAGTGTGAAGAGTCCTTCAAAAAtgacagaaactgacacaaag GTTGCTGAATCCACAGAGCAGCCCGCTGGTCTTAATCAGGGACAGTATCCTGGGGATTCCTCAAGTGACGGTTTAAGGCAAAGGGAGGTTCTTCGGAACCCTTCTCCCTCTGGATGGGAGAACGTCTCAAG GCCTGAAGCTGGCCAGCCGGCGGCGTTCCAGGGCCTCGGGCCTGGTTTCTCAGGCTACACAACCTATGGGTGGCTGCAGCTCTCCTGGTTCCAGCAGATCTATGCACGGCAGTACTACATGCAGTA CTTAGCGGCCACTGCTGCATCCGGGGCTTTTGTCCCCTCACCAAGTGCACAAGAGATACCTGTGGTCTCTGCGCCTGCTCCAGCCCCTATCCACAACCAGTTTCCAGCTGAAAACCAGCCAGCCAATCAGAATGCTGCTCCTCAAGTCGTGGTTAATCCTGGGGCCAATCAGAATTTGCGGATGAATGCACAAG GCATCACATTGGGTGGTTTCCCTTTCGACAGAGGCCAGTTCAGAACTTCCCGAATGATGGCCCCCTCCGTGAAGCTGTAA
- the HERPUD1 gene encoding homocysteine-responsive endoplasmic reticulum-resident ubiquitin-like domain member 1 protein isoform X2, producing MEPEPEPEPVTLLVKSPNQRHRDLELSGDRSWSVGCLKAHLSRVYPERPRPEDQRLIYSGKLLLDHQCLRDLLPKEKRHVLHLVCSVKSPSKMTETDTKVAESTEQPAGLNQGQYPGDSSSDGLRQREVLRNPSPSGWENVSRPEAGQPAAFQGLGPGFSGYTTYGWLQLSWFQQIYARQYYMQYLAATAASGAFVPSPSAQEIPVVSAPAPAPIHNQFPAENQPANQNAAPQVVVNPGANQNLRMNAQGGPIVEEDDEINRDWLDWTYSAATFSVFLSILYFYSSLSRFLMVMGATVVMYLHHIGWFPFRQRPVQNFPNDGPLREAVNQDPNNNLQEGPDPETDDPNHLPPDRDVLDDEQTSPSFMSTAWLVFKTFFASLLPEGPPAIAN from the exons AtggagcccgagcccgagcccgagcccgtcACGCTCCTGGTGAAGAGCCCCAACCAGCGCCACCGCGACTTGGAGCTGAGCGGCGACCGCAGCTGGAGCGTGGGCTGCCTAAAGGCCCATCTGAGCCGTGTCTACCCCGAGCGCCCG CGTCCAGAGGACCAGAGGTTAATTTACTCTGGGAAGCTGTTGTTGGATCACCAGTGTCTCAGGGACTTGCTTCCAAAG GAAAAACGGCATGTTTTGCATCTGGTGTGCAGTGTGAAGAGTCCTTCAAAAAtgacagaaactgacacaaag GTTGCTGAATCCACAGAGCAGCCCGCTGGTCTTAATCAGGGACAGTATCCTGGGGATTCCTCAAGTGACGGTTTAAGGCAAAGGGAGGTTCTTCGGAACCCTTCTCCCTCTGGATGGGAGAACGTCTCAAG GCCTGAAGCTGGCCAGCCGGCGGCGTTCCAGGGCCTCGGGCCTGGTTTCTCAGGCTACACAACCTATGGGTGGCTGCAGCTCTCCTGGTTCCAGCAGATCTATGCACGGCAGTACTACATGCAGTA CTTAGCGGCCACTGCTGCATCCGGGGCTTTTGTCCCCTCACCAAGTGCACAAGAGATACCTGTGGTCTCTGCGCCTGCTCCAGCCCCTATCCACAACCAGTTTCCAGCTGAAAACCAGCCAGCCAATCAGAATGCTGCTCCTCAAGTCGTGGTTAATCCTGGGGCCAATCAGAATTTGCGGATGAATGCACAAGGTGGCCCTATTGTGGAAGAAGATGATGAGATAAATCGAGATTGGTTGGATTGGACCTATTCGGCAGCTACGTTTTCCGTTTTTCTCAGTATCCTCTACTTCTACTCTTCCCTGAGCAGATTCCTCATGGTCATGGGGGCCACCGTTGTCATGTACCT GCATCACATTGGGTGGTTTCCCTTTCGACAGAGGCCAGTTCAGAACTTCCCGAATGATGGCCCCCTCCGTGAAGCTGTAAATCAGGACCCCAACAATAACCTACAG GAAGGCCCTGATCCTGAAACTGATGACCCTAACCACCTTCCTCCAGACAGGGACGTCCTGGATGACGAGCAGACCAGCCCTTCATTTATGAGCACAGCCTGGCTCGTCTTTAAGACTTTCTTTGCCTCTCTTCTACCAGAAGGCCCCCCAGCCATAGCAAACTGA
- the HERPUD1 gene encoding homocysteine-responsive endoplasmic reticulum-resident ubiquitin-like domain member 1 protein isoform X1, producing MEPEPEPEPVTLLVKSPNQRHRDLELSGDRSWSVGCLKAHLSRVYPERPRPEDQRLIYSGKLLLDHQCLRDLLPKQEKRHVLHLVCSVKSPSKMTETDTKVAESTEQPAGLNQGQYPGDSSSDGLRQREVLRNPSPSGWENVSRPEAGQPAAFQGLGPGFSGYTTYGWLQLSWFQQIYARQYYMQYLAATAASGAFVPSPSAQEIPVVSAPAPAPIHNQFPAENQPANQNAAPQVVVNPGANQNLRMNAQGGPIVEEDDEINRDWLDWTYSAATFSVFLSILYFYSSLSRFLMVMGATVVMYLHHIGWFPFRQRPVQNFPNDGPLREAVNQDPNNNLQEGPDPETDDPNHLPPDRDVLDDEQTSPSFMSTAWLVFKTFFASLLPEGPPAIAN from the exons AtggagcccgagcccgagcccgagcccgtcACGCTCCTGGTGAAGAGCCCCAACCAGCGCCACCGCGACTTGGAGCTGAGCGGCGACCGCAGCTGGAGCGTGGGCTGCCTAAAGGCCCATCTGAGCCGTGTCTACCCCGAGCGCCCG CGTCCAGAGGACCAGAGGTTAATTTACTCTGGGAAGCTGTTGTTGGATCACCAGTGTCTCAGGGACTTGCTTCCAAAG CAGGAAAAACGGCATGTTTTGCATCTGGTGTGCAGTGTGAAGAGTCCTTCAAAAAtgacagaaactgacacaaag GTTGCTGAATCCACAGAGCAGCCCGCTGGTCTTAATCAGGGACAGTATCCTGGGGATTCCTCAAGTGACGGTTTAAGGCAAAGGGAGGTTCTTCGGAACCCTTCTCCCTCTGGATGGGAGAACGTCTCAAG GCCTGAAGCTGGCCAGCCGGCGGCGTTCCAGGGCCTCGGGCCTGGTTTCTCAGGCTACACAACCTATGGGTGGCTGCAGCTCTCCTGGTTCCAGCAGATCTATGCACGGCAGTACTACATGCAGTA CTTAGCGGCCACTGCTGCATCCGGGGCTTTTGTCCCCTCACCAAGTGCACAAGAGATACCTGTGGTCTCTGCGCCTGCTCCAGCCCCTATCCACAACCAGTTTCCAGCTGAAAACCAGCCAGCCAATCAGAATGCTGCTCCTCAAGTCGTGGTTAATCCTGGGGCCAATCAGAATTTGCGGATGAATGCACAAGGTGGCCCTATTGTGGAAGAAGATGATGAGATAAATCGAGATTGGTTGGATTGGACCTATTCGGCAGCTACGTTTTCCGTTTTTCTCAGTATCCTCTACTTCTACTCTTCCCTGAGCAGATTCCTCATGGTCATGGGGGCCACCGTTGTCATGTACCT GCATCACATTGGGTGGTTTCCCTTTCGACAGAGGCCAGTTCAGAACTTCCCGAATGATGGCCCCCTCCGTGAAGCTGTAAATCAGGACCCCAACAATAACCTACAG GAAGGCCCTGATCCTGAAACTGATGACCCTAACCACCTTCCTCCAGACAGGGACGTCCTGGATGACGAGCAGACCAGCCCTTCATTTATGAGCACAGCCTGGCTCGTCTTTAAGACTTTCTTTGCCTCTCTTCTACCAGAAGGCCCCCCAGCCATAGCAAACTGA